Below is a window of Microbacterium saperdae DNA.
CACGGCATCCTCCGTGACGCGTGGCAGCCGACGGCCGGTGCGGATCCCGCCAGGCAGACGTTGCTGGTCCCCTCCGGTGAACGCGCCCGCGTCGCGATCCCGCTGCTCCCGCGCCGCCGCGGCGAGTTGGTCAGCGAGTTCGTGATGCTCCGCTCCCGCGGCCCCCTCGGCCTGGCCGGGCGCCAGGCGCGGCATGCGGTGCGCGGTGCCATCCGCGTGCTCCCTGCATTCTCGTCGCGCAAGCACCTCCCTTCCCGCCTGGCCCGGCTGCGCGAGTTGGACGGGAACACCAGCATCCAGGTGCGCGGGCAGGGAACCGAATTCGATTCGCTGCGCGAGTACGTGCGCGGCGACGACGTCCGCTCGATCGATTGGCGCGCCACGGCCAGGGCCGGAACCACGATGCTGCGGACCTGGCGTCCCGAGCGCGACCGGCACGTCGTGATCATCATCGACACCGGGCGCACGGCCGCAGCCCGTGTCGGCGACGGGACGAGGGTGGATGCCGCCCTCGAGGCTGCCCTTCTGCTCGCCGCGCTCGCCTCCCGTGCGGGTGACCACGTGCACCTCCTCATGTATGACCGCGTCGTGCGCGGCCGCGTGACCGGCGTCGACGGCACGGGACTTCTTCCCGCGCTGACCGATGCCATGGCACCCGTGCACGCACGTCTGGTCGACACCGACTGGCACGGTGCGTTCGCCGCGGTGCGCACGCTGACCACCCGACCCTCGCTGATCGTGGTCCTGACCGCCCAGGATGCCGCCGAGTCCGCGCGTGCGTTCCTCGGCGCGTTCCCGAACGCCTCACGCGCGACGACCGTCCTGGTCGGCTCCGTCACGGACGACGACATCGCCTCGCTCGCGCAGCAGCGCGGGTCGCGGGAAGAGGTCTATCTCGCCGCCGCAGCGGAACGGACGCTGAGCGACGCGGAGAATGTGGCCGACGCGATCCGACGTGCCGGGGGCGAGGCGATCGCCGCCGACCCCGAAGCACTGCCGCCGCGCATCGCCGATCGCTATCTGGAGCTGAAGGCCGCAGGGCGGCTGTGACGCGGAGGCGCCACTTCGACGACCGCCCTCACCCGGCGATCAGTCGCGGGGTGCCTGCCTCGTACTCGAGCAGATCTCCGGTCTCGCCGCGCCGATGCGCTCGTCCGCCGATCACCACCATGTAGATGAGGAAGATCGCGAGCGCGGCGCCGCCGATGCCGATCTTCACGGGCCACGGGAGCGCCCAGCCGGTCACGAAACCTTCGACGAGCCCCGCCAGGAACAGCGCGAAGACGAGGCCGATCGCCACGGTCGCCAGCGCCCGTCCTTCCGTCGCCAGCGCCTCGCCGCGCGAGCGGTGCCCGGGGGCGACCCAGGCCCAGAAGACCCGAAGCCCGGCGGCAGCCGCGACGAAGATGCACGTCATCTCGAGCATCCCGTGCGGCAGGATGTAGAGCACCATGACGTCTGCGCGATCGTAGGCGGCCATCACGGCACCCGAGACTCCCAGCCCCATCGCGTTCTGCACGAGCATGTAGATCGGCCAGATACCGGTCACGCCGAACAGCACGCACTGCATCGCGATCCAGGCGTTGTTGGTCCACACCATGCCCATGAACACCGCGGCGGGGTTCTCGGTGTAGTAGCCGGTGAAGCTCTCGTCGGCGTACTGCTCGAGCGCGTCCGGCTCTCCGAGCGTGGCGATGAGCGCCGGATCGTTCGAGATCCAGGCGGCCGTGCCGACGGCCACGGCGATGAAGCTGAGAGCGATGAGCAGCGTGAGCCACCGCAGACGGTACAGGGCAGCGGGCAGCTGCGAGGCGAAGAATCGACCGGTCTGCGTGAGGATGTTGTCGGAAGCTCCCGTGAGCCGGAGCCTCGCGCGCACGAGGATGGTCGACAGATACGCTCCCTGCGGTGAATCCCCCACGGAGGTCTTCAGCTCGGCGAGATCCGCCGACGCCGCCCGGTATCGCACGATGAGCTCGTCGACGCCCTGACCGTCGAGCCGCGCGCGGCTGAGCTCGTCCAACCGCTGCCACTCGGCGCGGCGTGCATCCGTCAGCGCATCAGCATCCACCTGATTTACTGTACTCATGTCCACACCGATCGATACTTCCGACGAGGTGCTCTCCGGAGAAGCCGTCGCGATCGATGTGCAACCCATCGGCTTCCTGCTGCGCGCACTGGGCGCCCTCATCGACATGCTGCTCGGCTTCGCGGTCTTCGTCCTGTGGATCTTCCTGCGCATCTGGCTCACCGACGCCGGTGTGCTCGACGAGGCGACCGACCGGATCGCGACCGTCGCGGCACTCGTCGTCAGCTTCGTCGTGCTGCCGATCACGATGGAGGTCGCGCTGAAGGGCCGCAGTCTCGGCAAGCTCGCGGTGGGCGGCCGCATCGTGCGCGTCGACGGCGGCGCGGCCGGCTTCCGCCACGCCTTCATCCGCGCCCTGCTCGGGGTCCTGGAGATCTACATGACCTTCGGCGGTCTCGCCGTGCTGACAGGCGCTTTCAACGCCCGCTCGCAGCGCCTGGGGGATCTGGTCGCCGGCACCTACAGCCAGCGGGTGCGCACTCCGCAGCTGGTGTCGCACGTTCCGGTGCTGCCGCCGGGACTGCACGCGTGGGCGCAGATCGCCGATGTCGCGCGGCTGCCGGACCGCCTCGCGCGCCGCATCTCGCAGTTCCTGCAGAGCGCGCCCCGCATGGTGCCGGCGGCACGCGATCGGGTGGCGCGCGATCTGCTGGCCGAGGCCACTCCCTTCGTCTCGCCTCTCCCCGCGGCACCGCCCGAGGAGGTCCTGGTCGGCATCACGGTGCTGCGCCGCGAGCGCGAGCGCCGGGCACTCGAGAACGCGGACCGCCGGGCCGAGAAGCTCACGGGTCGCCGCGTCGGAATCTGACCGGCGGATCTTCCGACCCGCGGCACGCGCCGCCACTCAGAATCGGATCGCGTCGATCACCTTCACACGCAGAGCGACGAGTGCGGGGATGAACCCGGATACGGCTCCCACGATCACGGAAGCGACCAGTCCGACCAGGGCCGCGCGCATCGGGAACGGCGGGACGTCCTGGATGCCGTAGAACAACGAGGTCACCACCCAGTCCGAGCGGAGGATCGCGACCACGATCGCGATTCCGACCACTCCCGCGACCGTCGTGGCCACCAGGCTCTCCAGGAAGACGGAGAAGAACACGCGTCCTGACGTCGCCCCGAACGCACGACGCACACCGATCTCCCGCACCCGCTGCCGCATCGCCACCAACTGGATGTTGATGAGGCTGAGGGCGCCGAGCGCCAGGATCAATGCCGCGATGCCCCCGGTGATCATCTCGAACGTCGCCTGCACATCGAGTGCTCCCGGCTGCGCGGCCCAGTCCGAACGGCTCACCGACACGGTCTGCCCCTCCGGCAGGCCCGCTCGCAGGTCCATCGCCAGCACCGGACCGATCTCGTTCGCCTGCTCGGCGCCGACCCAGACCTCGTACTGCGGCCACGCGCCCTCCGGCAGCGCATCGACGCGGGAACGATAGGCGTCGTAGAGCAGATCGACGCGAAGCTCCTCATCACCGAACCCCTGCCGTGGCACGACGCCGACCACCTGGTAGGTGCCTCCGGCCCCGCCGGTGAGAGACAGCGTCGGATGCTGAGCGAGCGGCAGCCGACCGATCCGGTCCCAGAGCGCCTCCGTGATCACGACCGGCGGCGCGAGTGCCTCGAGGTCGGAATCGACGAACCAGCGCCCCTCCAGCAGGACCTCACGATGGATCTGCGGGTACATCGGGTCGACCAGGCGCGCCCCGACCTCGGTGACGCCGTCCGGAAGCTGCACTCCCTGCACCATGCCTCCGACGATGCGCCCGGTGTGGCTGAAGCCGAACCGTTCCGAGACGCGGGCGAACCGCTCGTCGAAGTCGTCGAAGTCGACCGGTGTGCCGTCGTCGTTGGCGACGTTGACCACGATCGTCGCCGCCCGTCCGCCGAAGCGGTCGGACTGCTCGGTCTGGAACTGCCGCTGGTACTCCGATATCGCGACGACCGCGGTGAGGGCTCCCACCGAGACCGCGATCCCGATCAGGCTCAGCAGCACCCGGAGCTTGTGGACACGGATCTCCGCCCAGGCATCCGACAGTGCACCGAGGAAGCCGCTCATGCGCCGACACCGTTCGCTGCGGGCAGCGGCGGCAGGACCGCGGGCGCGGGGGACGCCGTGGCGGGTTCCGGCGGCACGGGCGCGGACAGGGTCGACGCCTCGAAGGCGCGACGAAGGTCGGCCTCCTCCAGTCGCCCCGCATCGAGCCGGTAGTGCCGGCGAGCCCGGGCGGCGACGTGCAGATCGTGCGTGATGGTCACCAGTGCCGCGTCCGTCTCGGTCGCGACCTCGTCGAGCAGCGACATCACCGAGGCCCCCGTCTCGATGTCGAGCGCGCCCGTCGGCTCATCGGCCAGGATCAGAACGGGTTTGCGTACGAGAGCGCGCGCGATGGCGACGCGCTGCTGTTCGCCACCGGAGAGGCGGTCGGCGATCTGCTCTATCCGGTGGCCGAGCCCGACCCTCTCGAGCATGTCCGCCGCGATCTGACGCCGGTTCCAGAACATACGCCCCTTGGCGTGCCCGAGCGGCATCATGACGTTGTCGAGCGCCGTGCGGCCCGGGAGGAGGTTGAACTGCTGGAACACGAAGCCGACGTTGTCGCCGCGCACCCTGTCCAGGCGGCCGGAGCGCATCTTGCGCACCTCACGGCCTTCGAAGGACACGGTTCCCGTCGTCGGCTCATCCAGCATCCCGAGGATGTTCAGAAGGGTCGACTTGCCCGAACCCGAGCGTCCGACGATCGAGACGTGGTCGCCCGCCCCGACGGACAGACTGATCCCCTTCAGGATCTCCAGGCGCGAGTCATCGGCGAGGAGGACGCTCTTCTCGACGTCCTCCAGGGCGACGAGCGTCACCAGCTCATCCCGCTGTCGCACTGTTCGACGCCCGGGGACACCTCGTAGCAGAACTCCTCCACCGGTGCCACGAACCCGGGGACGAACTGGCGGATGCTGTCGCCCTCGGCGAGACCCTCCGTCACCTCGACCATCGCACCGTCGTTGACCCCGAGCGTGACCGCGCGCTTCTCGGGCTCGGCCCCGTCACCGGCGTCGACCCAGACGTTCCCGGATCCGGCGCCGCCCTCCACTGCCGTGACTGGCACGATGAGAGCGTCCTCGACCTGCCCGAGAGCGAGGTCCATGGTCGCGGGGAGGCCGGCGAACACCGTCTGGTCCTTCGGGATGGCGCACCGGACACTCGCGGTTCCCTCGGCACTGACCTGCACGCGCACCCCGGTGCAGGTGAAGGGAGCAGGGCCGCCGGTCACCGTGACGGTGCCCTCGGTGGGGGCGTTGACCAGACGGTAGAGCTGCACGGGCTCCACAGTCGCGAGCAGGTGGTAGCGCGCCGGGGTCAAATTGTAGATCTCGGTTCCCACCGAGGTCTGCTGCCCCTTGACCAGAGCGAGTTCCGACACGTCGCCCGCTTCGGGGGCGAGGATGTCGATGTCCTTGCGCGGATCGTCCTGACGGACGGTGAACAGCTTCTGACCCGCCGTCACCGCGGCGCCCTCGCCGACGTGCACGGCCAGGACGGTCCCGTTGATCTCGCCGCGCACTCCGATCACCTCGTCGCGGGCGATGTTCCCGCTCAACGTCAGCGCGTTGACGACAGCGCCGCGCTCCACGGCCACGACCGGGTCGGTGATTCCCGCCTCCGGACTCACGATGCTCTCGACGCTGTCGGGGAAGAATGCGATCTTCACGAGCGCGGCAGCACTCGCCCCGAGGACGATGACGAGGAGCAGGGGGAAGATCCAGCGACGCCAGACGATCACGACAGCCTTTCCTGGCGCGCCGCCGTGGCACGTCCGCCGTCAGACTATCCAGCCGTCGATGGGGGGCCGCCTGCGCACGCCGCGTGTCGAGGAAGCTCTCAGGCGCGCAGCGCTTCGTGACGCACGACGAGCCACCCGGCGGGTACCGAGAGCCGCTCCGCGTGCGGGGCGCAGAGATCATGCGCGTGCGGGTGGTCCGCGAGCCCCAGAGGTCCGAGCGCGGCCATCTGATCGCCGTAGTCGTAGGTGAGGGTCGCGACGGCTTCCCGCGCGCATCCGACCTTCGAGCAGAGTCGTCCGTTCATCACCGTCAGCGTACGTCGCGGCGGCGTGCCGGAGCGGATGCCGCGCCGCACCGCCCGGCCTCAGCGCCTAGACTTTCGACATGCCTCGTCGACGCAGTGCTCCCTCCGCCGCCCCGCGGCGTGGCGCGCGCCATGGCCGTCATGGCCGCCTCGGACGCAGCGAGGTCGTACGCCCGCCCTTGGCTCCGTTGGATGGACGGATCGACCGTTTCGATCTGACGGTCGGCACCGCCGTCGAGTTCCTCCGAGGCACGTGGCCCGAGCTGCAGGACGTCCGGTTCGAGATCGGCGCCATGCCGGGCTTCGACGCCACCGAAGAGGTACCTCGCTGGTATCTCGACCGCGAGCAACGTCGCATCGTGCTCTTCCGGCTGCCCATCGAACGGCTACTTCCTCCCGGTCACGATGACACCGCTCATCGCCGTATGGCCATCGAGAGCGCGGTGTTCCGCGCCGCGGCGGAGTACGTCGGCCGCGAGCCCTGGGATCTCGGGCACGATCACTGACCTCCCCGACCTGTGGCGCGCTGCGGGTCAGGGAGGGATCGATCAGGGATAGACGGTGATGCTCTGCGCGGCACCGTCACTCGGCTGCACGGGCCACCCCGCGAGCTTGCCGTCAGCAGTCATCGTGACCGCGGCATGCACCGTGCCCGTCGTGCGCAGCAGATAGCTCGTCCGCGCGGACACGGCGGTCTCGACCGACCCGTCTGCCGGCACCGTGACGTCCGTCGCCGGTCCCCCGTTCGTGGGCTCCAGAGTGATCGTGATGTCGGCATCCGTGTCATTGAGAAGATGCAGGCGGGGGGCCGGTCCAGCCGGGACGGCCAGGAGGACGTCGGCGCCGATCTCGGGTGCGGGAGTCATCCAGGAGAAGTCCGATCCGCGCACGAGCCCGTCCTGCTGGCGGACGGCCGACACGATCGGCGCATCCGCATCGATCTGCACGCTGTACGAACCGGGTTCCAGGCCGCTGAGCGACACCTGTGCCGGTTCGCCCGCCGTGAGCGGCACCGTGAATTCGTTCGCCACCGTGTCCGAGCCCGAAGCGCGTACGGTCACGTGCGCCTGCGCAGCGTCCTGGGGCGAGAGCATCCGGATCACGGTCATCTCGGCATCGTCCCCCTCCGCGGCGAACGACTGCACACCGGCGAAGACCGGATGCAGCTGCGGTCCCGGCACCGCATCCTGGAGATCGACGCCCGCCGGATCCAGGGTTCGCACGAGCGCGGACTGGAGCACGGCGCGAATCGGCGCCCCCTCGGCGGTGACCTGCACGACGGGGAGCTCGTTCCCCGCCGCGATCGAGGTCACAGGGAGCGCCACCTGGGTCCGCGCCGGGACGATCACCGTGCGACTGCTGCGACTGGTGCCGTACACGGACAGCGTCACCGTCGACGGCACCTCTGCCGCGTTCGTGAGCACGATCACGTCGGACGCGCCCGTGTCCACGCTTCCGCCGACAAGCCAGGACTCCAACCGAGGGGTCCCGCACGGCAGCGCGGCGAATCCGCTCATGTCTTCCGCGGAGACCGCGGCGGACTCGGCCGCGGCGATCAGCGGCGCTGTCCGATCCTCTACGGTGCCGGTCATCGTGCGTACGTCGCCGGCACCGATGAGATCGGGCGCCTGGAGCGTCGCGATCGTCGGTGCACCGGCCGTGCCGTCGACCGTCACGCTCGGCGACGCCGCGGACACCATGCTCAGCGGGTCCGCGGGGTTTCGTCCGAGGGCCCGGAGGTCGCCGTTGCACACCAGGAGGCTGTCACCGGGCAAGGGCGTCACCTGCACCTGCGCAGGATCGTGCGTCACCTCCGGCCAGGGGGCGTGGATCGCGGTCACGACCCCGATCACGCAGGCCACGGCGACCGCAGCCCCGGTGACGAGGCGGGCTCCGGTCGCTGCGACGCGAACCGCACGCGTGGTGCTCATCGATCCTCCTCCGCGTCGCGCTCATGATCCGTATCGACGGGGTCCGCCGAGGTCGCCTCCGGCACTGATTCCTCGGACGACATGGCCTCGTCCGACGGCGCGTTCTCCTCCGGCGGTGCGACCTCGTCGGAGTGCACGACGCCCTCTGCAGGTGCGATCTCCTCCGGCGCCGCCGTCTCCTCCGGCCGAGGGAGGGCCGTCTCCTCGTCGACGTCGATGTCCTCCGCGTGGCGAGGCAGGATCAGGGGTTCCTCGGGCGCACGACCGACGATGCGCGACTGCGCACGGGCGGCGCGGCGCGACGCTCTGGTCGGGACCGACAGCAGAAGTGCGGCGAGGATCGCCAGCAGCTGCACGGTGATCACGAGCCTCGCGGTCCCCTCCTGGGAACCGTTGAGAGCGGTGCGGTCGGCGACATCGGCCTCGACGCGCCAGAGCACACCTCGTTCCGTGGTCCCCGCGTGGACGAATCCTGCCCTCTGGTCGATCGATGCGATGGCGGAGGTGCGCAGGGCACGAGCCTTGTCGCCCTCTCCGCCGGTCACCTGGGCGAGGAGAACGTACGAGATACCCTGCGCCGCCAGGTCTCCGGGCGCGTCGAAATCACGCGCGGAGAGCAGATCGACCGAGAGCACGGAGATGTCCGTGCCCTGCGGTTGGGTCGCCGTGGACATCATGGTCGTCTGCGCCCCGAGCGTCTCGCTCGCGCCCCACACCACATCGACCGCCAGGCCTCCGTCGTTCTGAGGGGTGAGCACCAGTGTGCCGAGAGGACCATCCGAGGCCGCCTGCGCGGCGACATACGCCGGCAACGTCGACTCGGGGCCGTTGGTGAGCGCTGAGCGGTCGGCGTGGAACGCGACGAGAGCGGGAACCGCACAGACGACGAGAGCGAGAGCGGCCACCGTCGTCGCGGCGACGCGCAGTCGAGGAAGAGTGATCGCGGTGTCGAGCGTGACGAGAGCCGCGCCCACGACGCCGATCCACGCGAGACTCAGGCCCGCGCCGGGCCAGATGGCCATCGGTTCGCCCTGCGTGAAGCTCACCGTGATTCCGACAGCCAGGAAGGCGGTGGCGAGACCGGATGCGGCGACGACGAGCAGCGTGATCCCGGCGCGCCAGCGCGGGGCGATCGCGGAGGCGAGCGCGAGCACCGCGAGCGGCGCGCAGAACAACGCCGCCCAGGAACCGAGCGGGAGCATCGAGAACTGCATCCACCCGGCGAGATCGACGGTGGGGAAGCCGGTCGCGATCGCCAACCGGCCGTCGGCATCCGCCGTGGCCGTGTTGCCGACGACCAGCCCTGGGTCCGCCAGCAGCGCGAGAGGGGTCCCGTGTGCGAACTGCCAGAACGCCAGCGGAGCGAAGAGCAGCAGCGTCGGCACGGGCACCCACAGCAGTCGACCCGCCCCGCGGAACTGCGCCGTCCCCAGGGTGATGCCGAGCGCGATCACGCACAGGAGTGCGAGCGCGGGTGCCAGCGACGGCGCGCAGGCGACGACCGCGGCGAGCAGCAGCGACGCGGCGCCGGCCGCGCCCCACGAACGGTGAGCGACGACCGCCGCGTGGAACAGCCACGGCAGCAGCAGATGCACGAGCACGGCAGAGGGGCGGCCCTCCACGAGAGCAGTGAGGAAGGTCGGAGCCAGCGCCCACGCGACACCCGCGAAGATCCGCAGACCGGCGCGGTCCGTGACGCGTGTGGCGGCGAACCACCCGCCGAGCACGGCGAGCGGGAGAGCCAGTATCCACAGGAGCACCAGCGAGAAGGAAGGACCAGCAGGCCAGAGCGACCCCAACAGGGCGACCACCGCGGCGAACGGGTCGGCGGGGCCGATCACACCGAGACCGATCCCCCGCACTCCCCACGCGGCGTCGGCCCAGAGCGCGGCGACGGTGTCTCTGAGCGGCAGGATTCCGCCCCCGCCGAGCGCCGGCCAGGCGAGAAGCGTCGTGAAGGCGGCGATGCTGACGACGAGCGCGGCGAGGACCGCCCAGGCTCCACCCCCGGAGAAGAACCGGAGCTCGCTGACGGCGCCGCCCTCACTCCCATGTCCGTCGTCCAGACGTCGGCGCAGCTCGGAACCGGTCACACGAAGCGGTGTGATGCTCGCCCAGGTCGACGTCCGGAACGAACGGATCCGTGCCCGGGAGCGGGCGACCGCGGGGACGCGGGCCATGGCCGTGAGCGCAGCACCCCACTCAGGGAGAACGGACTCCGGACGTTTGCCGATCAGGTGGGTGATCGATCGCCACAGTGCCAGCGGAAGCAGGGTGAGCCAGTGCAGCGCGACGGCGGCAGCCGGCGCGTACGACAGCCGCCGATGAAGCTGGGCGAGGCGGGTGACGTAACTGCGGCGCGCGCGGCCGGTGGGGAGCGCAGCAGGTCCATCCGGCGACGCGGACACGCGCGCGCTGGGGGCGAGGACGACGCGCCCACCGCCCAGGCGCGCGCGCACTCCGAGGTCGAGTCCTTCGTCCGCTCCGGCCAGCGCCGGGTCGGGGCGCAGCGCATCGCGCACCTCGGCGCGGATCAGTATGCCTCGGATGTCGGATCCGAGGGCATCGTCCGCGCCGTCGTGCTGCCCCTGGTCGAGCTCGCCTGCGGCGAGTTCGACGCTTCGTCCCAGCGCGGTCATGCTCACGCCCAGCGACACGATCTCTCGATCGTTGTCGGTGGCGACGAGCTTCGGCGCGATGATCGCGGCGGACGGGGAGCGCTCGAGCATGCCGGTCAAGCGCTCCAGTGCCCGGGTGTGCGGAGCCGTGTCCTGCGCCAGCAACCAGATCGCCGACCCCTCGGCGACGCGCGGGCGCGCGAGCTCGATCGCTTCTGCGAAGGATGTCGTGCTGCGGGCCTCGATGATCCCTTCGACGGTGCGTGCGACCGCATCGCTCTCGCGCACCGAGGCGGCATCGCCGCAGATCACGAGCGTCACCGCAGCGACGGGGGTGGACTGGGAGCGCAGTGCCTCCAGTGTGCGGAGGAGCTGCGCGCGGGAGGAGGATCCGGCGCGCGCGACGAGGATGGCGTGAACTCGGGCTGGCATGACCTGGTCAGCCTATGCGCGGGTCACCGAGGCCGGGGGCACCGACTGCGGCGCGCCCGCGAAGCAATGCACCGAGACAGGGCGGAACGTCCAGCTCCTCGCGCACGAGGCCGAGGGTTGGTTCAGCCCGCACGGAAGAGTGCGGTGCGCTCAGCTCGCGCGGCGCTTGAGCTTCCGGCGCTCGCGCTCGGAGAGTCCGCCCCAGATGCCGAAGCGCTCATCGTTGTTCAACGCATACTCGAGGCACTCGCCTCGGACGTCGCACGAGGTGCAGATCCGCTTCGCGTCACGCGTGGATCCGCCCTTCTCGGGGAAGAACGCCTCAGGGTCCGTCTGCGAGCAGAGCGCTTCGCTCTGCCAACCGAGAGCGGTGTCGTCTTCGGAATCCGGCTTGCGGACCCCGGGCACTCCGAGGTTGATCGGATCGACGAACCAGTTCTCCGGTACGTCGGAACGGTATCCCGTCATCTCGATCTCCCAACCCTGTCTCCGCCCCCCGGCGGGCCGTGCATACCTAATTACACCCGTGTCATTCGCTGCGGTCAAGTCGCGGATAGTAAACCCTCAATCATCTCTTGAAGGTTCTTGACGATGCGTCGGCGTGTCGCGGCGATTCGTCTCGGGACGACACGCCCGGGGCGGTCGACAGCGGGATTCAGCGGCCGGGCGCGGCGATGAACGCCTCGCCCACGCCGCGCAGGCGCAACTCGGGTTCATCCGCAGACACGAACGCGGCGGTTCCCACGGGAACGGTGCGCACGGTGCCGGACTCCGTCTCGACCGCGACGTCGCCGGCTGTCGCGAGCACCATGGTGGGCCCGGCCACCGCTCGCACGACGGACTCGCCCGTCAACGTGACGCGGTCCAGCGCGAAGTCCGCGACCGGCACCGGGTATGAGGTGATGGCGCCATCCGCCGCAGGCCGCAGCACGGGCACCTCGGACGGCACAGTGTCCACGATCGACAGCAGCTCGGCGACGTCGATGCGCTTGGGCGTGAGACCTCCACGCAGCACGTTGTCGCTCGCCGCCATGATCTCGACCCCCAGGCCCTCGAGGTACGCATGCAGGAGCCCTGCGCGGAGGAAGAGTCCTTCGCCGCGACGCAGGACGACGTGGTTCATCAGCAGAGCGACCACGACCCCGGGATCCCCCGGGTACGTGTCGGCCACGCCGGCGATCGCCTGGATCGTGGTGTTCCACTCCCCCGCATCGGCGCGCTCCGCTGCGGCGGTGACCGAGGCGATGATGTCGTCCACCTGCGGCTGCACCGTGCCCCCCAGCAGCCAGCTGAGCGTGTCACGGAGCACGTCTGCGCCGCCCGTCAGGTGAGCGCGGAGTGCTGACACACCTGCGCCGTCCCCGAGCGCGTCGAGCAGGGACAGCGTGTCCGAGACCGGACGCAATCCGCTCAGGGACTGGAACGTCTCGCTCAATGCGACGATCAGCTCCGGCTTGTGATTGTCGTCACGGTAGTTGCGCGTCGGGTCGTCGAGCCCCTTCCCGCTCTCTGCGGCCCACCCCTGCTGGGCCTGCGCGATGGTGGGGTGCACCTGGATCGACAACGGCTGAGCGGCGGCGAGCAGCTTCAGCAGGTACGGCAGTGTGCCGCCCGTGATCTCGTCCAGCGTCCCGTCGCCGTCGATGTCGGCCGGGTCCCCGGGGTGATCCCCGAACCAGACTTCCGCCTCCGGCGCCCCCGACGGCGAGCGCCCCTCCAGCTCGGCCAGGAGGGAGGC
It encodes the following:
- a CDS encoding DUF58 domain-containing protein, with the protein product MFVTGRLAVAIALGVLPLVLAGLAGYPPYAVAGAWVGLCALLAGLDVALAASPRTVTVSRRVPARARLGEPVPVSVAVHNHGQRTLHGILRDAWQPTAGADPARQTLLVPSGERARVAIPLLPRRRGELVSEFVMLRSRGPLGLAGRQARHAVRGAIRVLPAFSSRKHLPSRLARLRELDGNTSIQVRGQGTEFDSLREYVRGDDVRSIDWRATARAGTTMLRTWRPERDRHVVIIIDTGRTAAARVGDGTRVDAALEAALLLAALASRAGDHVHLLMYDRVVRGRVTGVDGTGLLPALTDAMAPVHARLVDTDWHGAFAAVRTLTTRPSLIVVLTAQDAAESARAFLGAFPNASRATTVLVGSVTDDDIASLAQQRGSREEVYLAAAAERTLSDAENVADAIRRAGGEAIAADPEALPPRIADRYLELKAAGRL
- a CDS encoding stage II sporulation protein M — protein: MDADALTDARRAEWQRLDELSRARLDGQGVDELIVRYRAASADLAELKTSVGDSPQGAYLSTILVRARLRLTGASDNILTQTGRFFASQLPAALYRLRWLTLLIALSFIAVAVGTAAWISNDPALIATLGEPDALEQYADESFTGYYTENPAAVFMGMVWTNNAWIAMQCVLFGVTGIWPIYMLVQNAMGLGVSGAVMAAYDRADVMVLYILPHGMLEMTCIFVAAAAGLRVFWAWVAPGHRSRGEALATEGRALATVAIGLVFALFLAGLVEGFVTGWALPWPVKIGIGGAALAIFLIYMVVIGGRAHRRGETGDLLEYEAGTPRLIAG
- a CDS encoding RDD family protein, giving the protein MSTPIDTSDEVLSGEAVAIDVQPIGFLLRALGALIDMLLGFAVFVLWIFLRIWLTDAGVLDEATDRIATVAALVVSFVVLPITMEVALKGRSLGKLAVGGRIVRVDGGAAGFRHAFIRALLGVLEIYMTFGGLAVLTGAFNARSQRLGDLVAGTYSQRVRTPQLVSHVPVLPPGLHAWAQIADVARLPDRLARRISQFLQSAPRMVPAARDRVARDLLAEATPFVSPLPAAPPEEVLVGITVLRRERERRALENADRRAEKLTGRRVGI
- a CDS encoding ABC transporter permease, with the translated sequence MSGFLGALSDAWAEIRVHKLRVLLSLIGIAVSVGALTAVVAISEYQRQFQTEQSDRFGGRAATIVVNVANDDGTPVDFDDFDERFARVSERFGFSHTGRIVGGMVQGVQLPDGVTEVGARLVDPMYPQIHREVLLEGRWFVDSDLEALAPPVVITEALWDRIGRLPLAQHPTLSLTGGAGGTYQVVGVVPRQGFGDEELRVDLLYDAYRSRVDALPEGAWPQYEVWVGAEQANEIGPVLAMDLRAGLPEGQTVSVSRSDWAAQPGALDVQATFEMITGGIAALILALGALSLINIQLVAMRQRVREIGVRRAFGATSGRVFFSVFLESLVATTVAGVVGIAIVVAILRSDWVVTSLFYGIQDVPPFPMRAALVGLVASVIVGAVSGFIPALVALRVKVIDAIRF
- a CDS encoding ABC transporter ATP-binding protein, with translation MTLVALEDVEKSVLLADDSRLEILKGISLSVGAGDHVSIVGRSGSGKSTLLNILGMLDEPTTGTVSFEGREVRKMRSGRLDRVRGDNVGFVFQQFNLLPGRTALDNVMMPLGHAKGRMFWNRRQIAADMLERVGLGHRIEQIADRLSGGEQQRVAIARALVRKPVLILADEPTGALDIETGASVMSLLDEVATETDAALVTITHDLHVAARARRHYRLDAGRLEEADLRRAFEASTLSAPVPPEPATASPAPAVLPPLPAANGVGA
- a CDS encoding efflux RND transporter periplasmic adaptor subunit → MIVWRRWIFPLLLVIVLGASAAALVKIAFFPDSVESIVSPEAGITDPVVAVERGAVVNALTLSGNIARDEVIGVRGEINGTVLAVHVGEGAAVTAGQKLFTVRQDDPRKDIDILAPEAGDVSELALVKGQQTSVGTEIYNLTPARYHLLATVEPVQLYRLVNAPTEGTVTVTGGPAPFTCTGVRVQVSAEGTASVRCAIPKDQTVFAGLPATMDLALGQVEDALIVPVTAVEGGAGSGNVWVDAGDGAEPEKRAVTLGVNDGAMVEVTEGLAEGDSIRQFVPGFVAPVEEFCYEVSPGVEQCDSGMSW
- a CDS encoding DUF3499 family protein; the protein is MNGRLCSKVGCAREAVATLTYDYGDQMAALGPLGLADHPHAHDLCAPHAERLSVPAGWLVVRHEALRA
- a CDS encoding DUF5719 family protein, with the protein product MSTTRAVRVAATGARLVTGAAVAVACVIGVVTAIHAPWPEVTHDPAQVQVTPLPGDSLLVCNGDLRALGRNPADPLSMVSAASPSVTVDGTAGAPTIATLQAPDLIGAGDVRTMTGTVEDRTAPLIAAAESAAVSAEDMSGFAALPCGTPRLESWLVGGSVDTGASDVIVLTNAAEVPSTVTLSVYGTSRSSRTVIVPARTQVALPVTSIAAGNELPVVQVTAEGAPIRAVLQSALVRTLDPAGVDLQDAVPGPQLHPVFAGVQSFAAEGDDAEMTVIRMLSPQDAAQAHVTVRASGSDTVANEFTVPLTAGEPAQVSLSGLEPGSYSVQIDADAPIVSAVRQQDGLVRGSDFSWMTPAPEIGADVLLAVPAGPAPRLHLLNDTDADITITLEPTNGGPATDVTVPADGSVETAVSARTSYLLRTTGTVHAAVTMTADGKLAGWPVQPSDGAAQSITVYP